From a single Octopus bimaculoides isolate UCB-OBI-ISO-001 unplaced genomic scaffold, ASM119413v2 Scaffold_181030, whole genome shotgun sequence genomic region:
- the LOC106881959 gene encoding transmembrane protein 11-B, mitochondrial, giving the protein MSHGDMAEPVFTFSGDAVMFRGDEFGSPSDREKREIQLDHLLYAKAKAIIIRVKSLGEETRWWISLGHWFQNTAVISSLGCAITNEIWPHNSLLICSWGLLSLLAGGIHALSWQTDPCSAYEVETNAEHLRTLLADSDVQNSAVTSVAVVGGSISGDSNDDDGSDDGHTPLVIVHTNKFVQNLVCNATVILAAWICGRRIYKWYIK; this is encoded by the exons ATGTCACACGGTGACATGGCAGAGCCAGTCTTTACTTT CTCTGGTGATGCCGTGATGTTTCGTGGTGACGAGTTTGGAAGTCCGTCCGACCGAGAAAAGCGGGAGATCCAGCTCGACCACTTGCTCTATGCCAAGGCTAAGGCCATCATAATCCGAGTGAAATCTCTAGGTGAAGAAACTCGGTGGTGGATATCCCTTGGCCACTGGTTCCAAAATACAGCGGTCATTTCCAGCCTCGGCTGTGCAATCACCAACGAAATCTGGCCACACAACAGCCTGCTGATATGCTCATGGGGTCTACTCAGCCTGCTGGCCGGTGGCATTCATGCCCTGTCCTGGCAGACTGACCCATGCTCGGCGTACGAGGTCGAGACGAATGCCGAACACTTGAGGACTTTACTAGCAGACTCCGACGTCCAAAACAGCGCTGTCACAAGTGTCGCCGTGGTTGGAGGGTCAATCAGCGGCgacagcaatgatgacgatggaAGCGATGACGGCCACACTCCGCTGGTCATTGTCCATACAAATAAATTTGTTCAAAACTTAGTCTGTAACGCCACAGTCATCTTAGCCGCCTGGATTTGTGGCCGAAGAATTTATAAATGGTATATTAAATAA